In Chitinophaga nivalis, a single genomic region encodes these proteins:
- a CDS encoding SusC/RagA family TonB-linked outer membrane protein gives MTKSRLLPCLFLGMLLLLVQAIATAQSKTITGKITDGNGSAIPGASVQVKGTRTGTMADAEGVFKINLPTGATTLIVTFIGYTPQEINVANKTTADVKLLQENTNLTDVVVVGYGTTRKKDVTGAIAQIKAGDFNKGITTAPDQLIQGKVSGLMVLNNSGAPGAAATVRIRGVSSVRSGNQPLYVVDGVPLDGRVARPSLNATGLGITPDANPLNFINSNDIASMDVLKDASATAIYGSRGANGVIIISTKKGTPGPTRLDVSYSVGMSNIMKKLDVLNADEYRTALKQYNLTGDGGSSSNGMNSILRTGVTQNVGVAISGGNENSRYRASFGMQDQQGIVRKSGLKKYTATLSGQNKFLDSKQLGIDYNIMAAKTIEQLAPITNDAGFTGSLVGQALQWNPTLPLNNPDGSLNILANGKPVNPLAMSEAFDDKASISYILASISPYFKFNDNWEYRMMYSVNHQTGQRRASIASFINLNDIQGLGAGLYNTAELTTELFNNTLSYNKQVSSALNLSAMVGFEYQKFSYSGVNVSAKGFPTNAVDYTDILQTPTQANTTLSSFRNPSSELQSFFGRVTLNFRDKYLVTATMRADGSSKFGSNNRYGYFPSFAGKWNISNEDFMKDGKFFSNLGLRVGYGVTGNQEFPAGAAQAQYGFTANGNASLINVPNPDLKWESSKQFNAGVDFSILDNRLSGTVDYFFKNTTNLLFSFPAIQPAPASNYWINLPGKVINSGVELSLKGEIIRSKDWNWRLGVNSTFLKNEMRNYEGPPVLTGSISGQGVSGATAQRLANGYPLNTFYLRKFEGFDDKGNSIYAEGGKLYYLSNPNPKVLLGINTEVSYKKWVLGASAHGAFGFEVYNNTANTVLPIGNLGSRNIAKSLVGNGEALTNSPAASSRYLENGNFLKLDNVTLTYNIGNVGKVLKNAAVYVTGQNLFVITRYTGFDPEVNTDKSVNGVSSFGIEYSPYPTARSVMFGILFSL, from the coding sequence ATGACCAAATCAAGATTACTTCCCTGTCTTTTTCTGGGCATGCTCCTGTTGTTAGTGCAAGCCATCGCCACCGCACAGAGTAAGACCATTACCGGTAAGATCACCGACGGCAATGGCAGTGCCATCCCCGGGGCTTCCGTTCAGGTAAAAGGCACCCGAACCGGTACCATGGCAGATGCCGAAGGCGTATTTAAAATCAACCTGCCAACCGGCGCCACTACCCTGATCGTTACCTTCATCGGCTATACGCCGCAGGAAATCAATGTTGCCAACAAAACCACAGCAGACGTAAAATTATTACAGGAAAACACCAACCTCACCGACGTAGTGGTGGTAGGGTATGGTACGACCCGTAAGAAAGATGTTACAGGCGCCATCGCCCAGATCAAGGCCGGCGACTTCAACAAAGGTATCACCACCGCCCCGGATCAGCTGATCCAGGGTAAGGTGTCGGGCCTCATGGTATTGAACAACAGCGGCGCTCCCGGCGCAGCGGCCACCGTACGTATCAGGGGCGTATCTTCTGTACGTTCCGGCAACCAGCCCCTGTATGTAGTAGACGGCGTACCCCTCGACGGACGGGTAGCCCGCCCTTCCCTCAACGCAACAGGCCTCGGTATTACCCCCGATGCCAACCCGCTGAACTTTATCAACTCCAATGATATTGCCTCCATGGATGTATTGAAAGATGCCTCCGCCACCGCCATCTATGGCTCCCGTGGCGCCAATGGGGTGATCATCATCAGCACCAAAAAAGGAACACCCGGCCCCACCAGGCTGGATGTAAGCTACTCCGTAGGTATGAGCAACATCATGAAAAAACTGGATGTACTCAATGCCGACGAATACCGCACCGCCCTGAAACAATACAACCTCACCGGCGACGGCGGCTCCAGCTCCAATGGTATGAACAGCATCCTCCGCACCGGCGTTACCCAGAATGTGGGCGTAGCCATCAGCGGCGGCAATGAAAACAGCCGTTACCGGGCTTCCTTCGGCATGCAGGACCAACAGGGCATCGTCCGGAAATCAGGATTGAAAAAATATACGGCTACCCTTAGCGGTCAGAATAAATTCCTCGACAGCAAACAACTGGGTATTGACTACAACATCATGGCAGCCAAAACCATTGAACAGCTGGCGCCCATTACCAACGATGCCGGATTCACCGGCAGCCTGGTAGGGCAGGCCCTCCAATGGAACCCGACATTGCCACTCAACAATCCCGATGGCTCCCTGAATATCCTGGCCAATGGTAAACCCGTGAACCCGCTGGCCATGTCGGAAGCTTTTGATGACAAAGCCAGCATCAGCTATATACTCGCCAGTATCTCCCCTTACTTCAAATTCAACGATAACTGGGAATACCGGATGATGTACAGCGTCAACCACCAGACCGGACAACGCAGGGCTTCTATCGCTTCTTTCATCAACCTGAATGATATACAAGGCCTTGGCGCCGGTTTATACAACACGGCTGAATTAACCACAGAACTGTTTAATAATACCCTGAGCTACAACAAGCAGGTATCTTCCGCGCTCAACCTGAGCGCCATGGTGGGTTTTGAGTACCAGAAATTTTCCTACTCCGGAGTGAATGTCAGTGCCAAAGGATTTCCGACCAACGCCGTGGATTATACCGATATCCTCCAGACACCTACCCAGGCCAATACCACCCTCAGTTCCTTTCGCAATCCCAGCTCAGAACTGCAGTCGTTCTTTGGCAGGGTAACCCTGAACTTCCGCGACAAATACCTGGTTACAGCAACCATGCGGGCAGACGGGTCCAGCAAGTTCGGGTCCAATAATCGTTACGGCTATTTCCCTTCCTTCGCTGGTAAATGGAATATCAGCAACGAAGATTTCATGAAAGATGGTAAATTCTTCAGCAACCTGGGATTACGTGTAGGCTATGGCGTTACCGGTAACCAGGAATTTCCGGCAGGGGCGGCACAGGCCCAATACGGCTTCACCGCCAACGGCAATGCAAGTCTCATTAACGTACCCAACCCCGACCTGAAATGGGAAAGCTCCAAACAGTTTAATGCCGGCGTAGACTTCTCCATCCTGGATAACCGGTTGTCCGGTACCGTGGATTATTTCTTTAAAAACACCACCAATCTGTTATTCAGCTTCCCGGCCATCCAGCCGGCGCCTGCTTCCAACTACTGGATCAACTTACCAGGTAAAGTCATCAACAGCGGGGTGGAACTGTCTTTGAAAGGAGAGATCATCCGCAGCAAAGACTGGAACTGGCGCCTGGGCGTTAACAGCACCTTCCTGAAAAATGAAATGCGTAATTACGAAGGCCCACCCGTACTCACCGGCTCTATCAGCGGCCAGGGTGTTTCCGGTGCTACCGCCCAGAGGCTGGCCAACGGCTACCCTTTAAACACCTTCTACCTGCGCAAATTTGAAGGCTTCGACGACAAAGGCAACAGTATCTATGCAGAAGGTGGTAAGCTCTATTATCTCTCCAATCCGAATCCAAAAGTATTGCTGGGTATCAATACCGAAGTGAGTTATAAAAAATGGGTATTAGGCGCCAGCGCACACGGTGCCTTTGGTTTCGAAGTGTATAACAATACCGCCAATACCGTATTGCCGATCGGTAACCTCGGCTCCAGGAACATCGCCAAATCACTGGTGGGCAATGGAGAAGCGCTGACCAACTCACCCGCAGCCTCCTCCCGCTATCTCGAAAACGGCAACTTCCTGAAACTGGATAACGTAACCCTTACCTACAACATCGGTAATGTGGGTAAAGTGTTAAAGAATGCGGCCGTTTATGTAACCGGTCAGAATCTTTTTGTGATTACCCGGTATACCGGATTTGATCCGGAAGTGAATACCGATAAAAGTGTGAATGGAGTTTCTTCCTTTGGTATTGAGTATTCTCCGTATCCAACTGCCAGAAGTGTGATGTTCGGTATCCTGTTTTCACTCTAG
- a CDS encoding DUF6377 domain-containing protein: MKRVLGCLILLMTFAVSMYGKTPADSLLQVLHRTIEKAPAYDALKMRSIDSIRHSLHAAGNDPHQRFRVYEQLYEAYKVFSFDSAFVYAQLLQQLAAGMHDPVLITDARIKQGFILLSSGMFTETAAFLNNIDVTGMPDSIRTRFFLMKSRFYYDLADYSQDRFYTPIYISQGTAYVDSALQLLPPGSFAYQYNKGLQYFKKGNLPAALACFPNLDQPGLNDRQLAISACTLGSIYLAHHQTDTAIMLMTRSAIADIRSSTKETMAIYTLATLLFERGDIKDASHFIEKAIAEAVFYGARQRKVQVSSILPIIEQERINTAEERTRSLLIYAFFVTLLLIAVIVLAVTVFRQVRKLKAAQRIITAAHQKQQEINNQLVEANRIKEEYVGYCFNTNAGYIHKIEKIKQALEQKIADNKPGEIKFVVNNINIRQEREELFTNFDRVFLKIFPHFVTAFNSLFDKDNQVVLKEHELLNTDLRIFALIRLGISDNEKIAQILEYSVNTIYAYKTKIKKRSLVPNEAFETHIMEIKAL, encoded by the coding sequence ATGAAGCGTGTCCTTGGCTGTCTGATCTTACTCATGACCTTTGCTGTTTCCATGTATGGGAAAACTCCTGCCGACAGTTTATTGCAGGTACTCCACCGTACTATCGAAAAGGCGCCGGCCTATGACGCGCTCAAAATGCGCAGTATTGATAGCATCAGGCATTCCCTGCACGCGGCGGGTAATGATCCCCACCAGCGTTTCCGGGTGTATGAGCAGCTGTATGAAGCATACAAGGTATTCAGCTTCGACTCTGCTTTCGTATATGCGCAGCTGTTGCAGCAGCTGGCGGCCGGTATGCACGACCCCGTACTGATAACGGATGCCCGGATAAAACAGGGGTTTATCCTGTTATCTTCCGGGATGTTTACCGAAACCGCAGCCTTCCTCAACAACATTGATGTCACCGGCATGCCGGATAGTATCCGTACCCGGTTTTTCCTGATGAAGAGCCGCTTTTACTATGACCTGGCCGACTATAGCCAGGACCGGTTTTACACACCTATATATATCAGCCAGGGAACCGCCTATGTGGATTCTGCCCTGCAGTTACTACCACCCGGCTCTTTTGCCTACCAATACAATAAAGGATTACAGTATTTCAAAAAGGGTAACCTGCCGGCAGCACTGGCCTGTTTTCCCAACCTGGACCAACCCGGGCTGAACGACCGGCAGCTGGCTATATCTGCCTGTACCCTGGGCTCCATCTACCTCGCTCATCATCAGACCGATACGGCTATTATGCTGATGACCCGGTCGGCTATTGCAGATATCCGGTCATCTACCAAAGAAACCATGGCCATTTATACCCTGGCCACTTTATTATTTGAACGGGGCGATATTAAAGACGCCTCTCATTTTATAGAAAAGGCCATTGCCGAAGCCGTATTCTATGGCGCCCGGCAAAGGAAAGTACAGGTAAGTAGTATTTTACCCATTATAGAGCAGGAACGGATCAATACCGCCGAAGAAAGAACCAGATCATTACTGATCTATGCCTTCTTTGTGACCTTATTGCTGATAGCCGTAATTGTGCTGGCGGTAACCGTATTCCGGCAGGTGCGGAAGTTGAAGGCTGCCCAGCGGATTATTACAGCCGCCCATCAGAAACAGCAGGAAATCAACAATCAACTGGTAGAAGCCAACCGGATTAAAGAAGAATATGTAGGTTATTGTTTCAACACCAATGCCGGCTATATCCACAAAATTGAAAAGATTAAACAGGCCCTCGAACAAAAAATTGCGGACAATAAACCCGGTGAAATAAAATTCGTGGTGAATAATATTAATATCCGGCAGGAGCGGGAAGAACTATTTACCAACTTCGACCGGGTGTTTTTGAAGATATTCCCGCATTTTGTCACTGCGTTTAATAGTTTGTTTGATAAAGACAACCAGGTTGTTTTAAAAGAACACGAATTACTGAATACCGACCTTCGGATTTTTGCCCTGATCCGTTTAGGCATTTCCGATAATGAAAAAATTGCCCAGATTCTGGAGTACTCCGTGAACACCATTTATGCCTATAAAACCAAAATCAAGAAGCGGTCCCTCGTCCCCAATGAGGCCTTCGAAACCCATATTATGGAGATCAAAGCCCTGTAA
- a CDS encoding copper resistance protein NlpE — MKYFHLLLVSILITACRQAGTSSKTALSSASADTATWVTFTGTLPCADCSGVVTSLTLHMQQEEPDFQFRMKEIYQGLKSGRDETLTSEGTYSILRGNAANPDATIIQLNPDKDKNLQRFFLRVGDQELKQLDKNQLPIEGSLNYSLKREPS; from the coding sequence ATGAAATACTTTCATTTACTATTGGTAAGCATCCTTATAACAGCCTGCCGGCAGGCAGGTACCTCCTCCAAAACCGCCCTCTCTTCCGCTTCCGCCGACACGGCCACCTGGGTAACCTTTACCGGCACATTGCCTTGTGCAGACTGCAGCGGTGTGGTGACCAGCCTTACCCTCCATATGCAGCAGGAGGAACCAGACTTCCAGTTCAGGATGAAAGAAATATATCAGGGGCTGAAATCCGGCCGCGACGAAACACTTACCAGCGAGGGCACCTATAGCATCTTACGGGGCAATGCCGCCAATCCGGATGCCACCATTATCCAGCTCAATCCCGACAAAGACAAAAACCTGCAACGTTTCTTCCTGCGGGTAGGGGACCAGGAACTTAAACAGCTGGATAAAAACCAGTTACCCATAGAAGGTTCACTCAATTACAGTCTGAAAAGGGAACCCTCCTAA
- a CDS encoding esterase-like activity of phytase family protein: protein MKKYWLLWAVPLLSGIISCSSTRKTTQPVTGIGTLKFIGQYTLPHALSFNNTTVGGLSGIDYDAARQQYYLICDDRSERNPARFYTAKLYFSATAFDSVKITGVTTLRQPDGTAYPDFKTNPALTPDPEALRYNAKKNCMVWSSEGERIVTAKDTLLTNPGVYEISPDGRYIDSFALPAAFAMQAAENGPRRNGVFEGLGFTPDYKTTLVSLEEPRYEDGPRAGIHDTTAYTRIIRYDNRSRQPVAQYAYKLEPVAHPPTPANGFHVNGIADILVLSDHQLLSIERSFSVGVKNCTIKVFLTNLSGATDVSHINSLQQDTRFKPATKTLLFDFSVLGRYIDNIEGVTFGPRLPNGQQTLVFVADDNFSPAEESQFFLFALVPEKQ, encoded by the coding sequence ATGAAAAAATACTGGCTTTTGTGGGCTGTTCCGTTATTGTCAGGCATCATCAGTTGCAGCAGCACACGCAAAACAACCCAACCCGTTACCGGCATCGGTACCTTAAAATTTATCGGGCAATATACCCTTCCGCATGCGCTTTCTTTTAATAACACGACCGTAGGTGGCCTGTCCGGCATCGATTATGATGCTGCCCGCCAGCAGTACTACCTGATCTGTGACGACCGCTCCGAAAGAAATCCGGCCCGGTTCTACACCGCTAAGCTTTATTTTTCTGCCACTGCTTTTGACAGTGTAAAAATCACGGGGGTCACCACTTTACGGCAACCAGACGGAACTGCCTACCCTGACTTTAAAACCAATCCCGCGCTTACACCTGATCCGGAAGCCCTGCGATACAATGCGAAAAAAAATTGTATGGTATGGAGCAGTGAAGGAGAACGGATTGTCACCGCTAAAGATACCCTGCTCACCAATCCCGGGGTATATGAAATCAGTCCGGATGGCCGTTATATAGATTCCTTTGCACTGCCGGCTGCATTTGCCATGCAGGCTGCTGAAAACGGGCCACGGCGTAATGGCGTATTTGAAGGACTGGGCTTTACACCAGATTATAAAACAACACTGGTAAGCCTGGAAGAACCCCGGTACGAAGATGGACCCAGAGCAGGTATACACGATACTACCGCCTATACGCGCATCATCCGGTATGATAACCGCAGCCGGCAACCGGTAGCGCAGTATGCCTATAAACTGGAACCGGTAGCACATCCGCCTACACCTGCCAATGGCTTTCATGTAAATGGTATTGCTGATATACTGGTTTTGTCTGACCATCAGCTGTTAAGCATTGAACGTTCTTTTTCCGTTGGCGTAAAAAACTGTACTATTAAAGTATTTCTTACCAACCTCTCCGGCGCTACCGATGTAAGTCATATTAACTCCCTGCAGCAGGATACCCGTTTTAAACCCGCTACCAAAACCCTGTTGTTTGACTTCTCGGTTTTAGGCAGGTATATCGATAATATTGAAGGCGTCACCTTTGGTCCGCGGCTGCCCAACGGCCAGCAAACACTTGTGTTTGTAGCAGACGATAATTTTTCTCCGGCAGAAGAAAGCCAGTTTTTCCTCTTCGCCCTGGTTCCTGAAAAACAATAA